In one window of Hominilimicola fabiformis DNA:
- a CDS encoding MarR family winged helix-turn-helix transcriptional regulator, whose translation MKEEMFLQCWEIVSRIKLWFLSKYPFEGMSRGDYMMLNLLTQSANDGKMMTVTMMSDILKVSKAVISQSIKALKKKNWVKSISDTTDKRKSYIVLTDEGRKAYDNQRKVIIRNLQECFRDVDEADLKMFCDKLNKVAEQIS comes from the coding sequence GTGAAAGAAGAAATGTTTCTTCAATGTTGGGAAATCGTAAGTAGGATAAAGCTGTGGTTTCTTTCAAAGTATCCTTTTGAGGGAATGTCAAGGGGCGATTATATGATGTTGAATTTACTTACTCAGTCCGCAAATGACGGAAAAATGATGACGGTCACTATGATGAGTGACATTTTAAAAGTCAGCAAGGCGGTTATTTCTCAAAGCATAAAGGCTTTGAAGAAAAAAAACTGGGTTAAAAGTATATCGGATACAACCGATAAGCGTAAGAGTTATATAGTTCTTACTGACGAGGGCAGAAAAGCATATGATAATCAAAGGAAAGTTATAATCAGAAACTTACAGGAATGTTTTAGAGATGTAGATGAAGCAGACCTTAAAATGTTTTGCGATAAATTAAATAAAGTCGCAGAGCAGATAAGTTAA
- a CDS encoding efflux RND transporter periplasmic adaptor subunit translates to MGDFTSEKEQKLLESEAEVSNTEDTNADELTFEETSGFSDDDDDSEEEEKKPKKKFIGYDKQNKKFFIGKFKIGKKLLIIILVIAILAGICSGLIIKSKNNSAVKVMYTDSPVERRTITNTITGSSSIKPNDSYNVTTIKSGDITSDTFKEGDVVKKGDKLYQFEDSDAQNSLSTAKNALAKAQQAYVDAVKQKAQTVSSNNIGTKSAQNAVTKALNSLNDTKNNQYIQSNSAGKVKELSVKEGDHINAGAAVATLYDDSYMKLRIPFNEVDAESIQTGAAATVSVIGSGDTIYGTVKEKSSSAVSTDAHAKVVYVTVEVTNPGALTTNDYGSAEINGVACANTAQFEYVSEGTITSTASGTLENLNIAVGDSVYSGQKVGYVKYDNQNSTMSNAQLSYNDAVLALEKQVLQNDTFSQDSSIKNAQLALDDAELGIEKAQDAVDDYVVEAPIEGTVVKKNSKAGDTIDSSNATDPLCVIYDLSSVKFSIDVDETEIALVKTGQKATVTADAVEGEFEGVVTKVPVDGVNENGVTTYTIEIQIENYGDLLPGMNVDAEIVVEEADNVIAVPVNSVNRGNIVFVKDDGTTHENDVTDIIKGNKDKSGKTDDKKKADDKDDKPQSSGMPVVSGDTPNGDKSDEISVTKESVPTNIDVPDGYRAIQVETGINDTDYIEIKSGLTEKDQVRTLDTESSSANASFGVQNAQEMYVVPNGNMGGMPGGGMSGGGMSGGGMSGGGGMPGGGGMSGGGGMPGGR, encoded by the coding sequence ATGGGAGATTTTACTTCTGAAAAGGAGCAAAAGCTTTTGGAAAGCGAAGCAGAAGTATCTAACACAGAAGATACAAATGCAGACGAACTCACTTTTGAAGAAACATCTGGATTTTCAGATGATGATGACGACAGTGAGGAAGAAGAAAAGAAACCGAAAAAGAAATTCATTGGATATGACAAGCAAAACAAGAAGTTCTTTATCGGTAAGTTTAAGATAGGAAAGAAATTACTTATAATTATTCTTGTAATAGCAATACTTGCAGGCATATGTTCGGGACTTATTATAAAGTCCAAAAACAACAGTGCCGTAAAAGTTATGTATACCGATTCTCCGGTTGAACGCCGAACAATCACTAATACAATCACAGGTTCATCATCTATCAAACCGAATGATTCGTATAACGTAACGACAATCAAGTCGGGCGATATAACAAGTGATACATTCAAAGAGGGTGACGTTGTTAAGAAAGGTGATAAGCTTTATCAATTTGAGGACAGCGACGCTCAAAATTCTTTGAGTACGGCAAAAAATGCACTTGCAAAAGCACAACAGGCATATGTTGACGCAGTAAAGCAAAAGGCACAGACTGTTTCTTCAAACAATATCGGTACAAAGTCTGCACAAAATGCAGTGACAAAGGCATTAAATTCGCTTAACGATACTAAAAACAATCAATACATACAGTCAAATTCAGCAGGTAAAGTTAAAGAATTATCCGTAAAAGAAGGTGACCATATCAATGCCGGTGCAGCGGTTGCAACATTGTATGATGATTCTTATATGAAACTGAGAATACCGTTTAATGAAGTTGATGCCGAAAGTATTCAGACAGGCGCAGCCGCAACAGTATCTGTTATAGGTTCGGGCGATACGATTTACGGAACTGTTAAAGAAAAATCATCGTCAGCCGTTTCAACAGACGCACACGCTAAAGTTGTGTATGTAACGGTTGAAGTCACAAATCCCGGCGCACTTACAACAAATGATTACGGCAGTGCGGAAATAAACGGAGTTGCTTGTGCAAATACGGCACAGTTTGAATATGTAAGCGAGGGAACAATCACATCAACAGCATCAGGCACCCTTGAAAATCTTAACATTGCGGTAGGAGATTCTGTTTACAGCGGTCAAAAAGTCGGATATGTTAAGTATGATAATCAAAACTCGACAATGAGCAATGCACAGCTTTCATATAATGATGCGGTTTTGGCACTTGAAAAGCAAGTATTGCAAAATGATACTTTCTCACAGGATTCAAGCATAAAGAACGCACAGCTTGCACTTGACGATGCCGAACTTGGTATAGAAAAAGCACAGGACGCAGTTGACGATTATGTTGTAGAAGCTCCGATTGAGGGTACAGTCGTTAAGAAAAACTCAAAAGCAGGCGATACGATAGATTCTTCAAATGCAACAGATCCGCTTTGTGTAATTTATGATTTGTCAAGCGTTAAATTCTCTATTGACGTTGACGAAACGGAAATAGCACTTGTTAAGACAGGTCAAAAAGCTACTGTAACGGCAGACGCGGTAGAGGGTGAATTTGAAGGTGTGGTTACAAAAGTTCCTGTAGACGGTGTAAACGAAAACGGTGTAACAACATACACTATCGAAATTCAAATAGAAAATTACGGCGATTTGTTGCCGGGTATGAATGTTGACGCCGAAATTGTTGTTGAAGAGGCTGACAATGTAATTGCTGTACCTGTAAACAGTGTAAACAGAGGCAATATTGTATTTGTAAAGGACGACGGAACAACTCACGAAAATGATGTTACGGATATTATAAAGGGTAATAAAGATAAATCGGGTAAAACGGACGATAAGAAGAAAGCCGATGATAAGGATGATAAGCCACAGTCAAGCGGTATGCCGGTTGTAAGCGGCGATACACCGAACGGTGATAAATCGGATGAAATTTCGGTGACTAAAGAAAGTGTACCTACTAATATAGATGTACCTGACGGTTACCGTGCAATTCAGGTTGAAACAGGAATTAACGATACAGACTATATCGAAATCAAGTCAGGTTTAACAGAAAAAGACCAGGTAAGAACGCTTGACACAGAATCGTCAAGTGCGAATGCGTCATTCGGTGTTCAAAATGCTCAAGAAATGTATGTAGTTCCTAATGGCAATATGGGCGGAATGCCCGGCGGAGGAATGTCAGGCGGCGGAATGTCAGGCGGCGGAATGTCCGGTGGTGGCGGAATGCCAGGCGGCGGAGGAATGTCCGGCGGCGGCGGAATGCCGGGCGGAAGATAA
- a CDS encoding ABC transporter permease, which yields MSIWKCFQMAMSSIVGNKMRSILTMLGIIIGITAVIALVSLMSGMTSEITETFEEMGIESINVSIQDRSATKEVKPEEMEQLAEEHSDIIAGQSPTVSMPAFIKNGSDTISTQATGVNEYYLGMKKYNITYGRELTYVDVERKQKVCVIGTYIAKEVFGGDALGKSIQITGTPYEVVGILEEQDDSTENSSDNCVYIPYTLASYTNRTSTVSSYVVYAVDQEKVEEAVLLLEALCDKDIGDSDYYTVTSMKSMADSVTDILDKMELMLIAIAAISLVVAGIGIMNIMLVSVTERTREIGIRKSLGAKQKDILSQFVIEAGMLSCLGGVIGIIVGSLLAILAGKLLGMDILPTSTSIVVSFTVSAMIGVFFGYMPAKKAAKLNPIDALRYD from the coding sequence ATGAGTATTTGGAAATGTTTTCAAATGGCAATGTCAAGTATTGTCGGCAACAAAATGCGTTCAATACTTACAATGCTCGGTATTATAATCGGTATTACGGCGGTTATTGCGCTTGTAAGTCTTATGTCGGGAATGACATCGGAAATAACGGAAACATTTGAAGAAATGGGTATTGAATCAATCAATGTTTCAATTCAAGACCGTTCCGCGACAAAGGAAGTAAAGCCTGAAGAAATGGAACAGCTTGCGGAAGAACATTCCGATATTATTGCAGGTCAGTCACCGACAGTTTCAATGCCTGCATTTATAAAAAACGGCAGTGATACAATTTCAACACAGGCAACAGGTGTAAACGAATACTATCTCGGAATGAAAAAGTATAATATTACATACGGACGTGAGCTTACATATGTTGACGTTGAGAGAAAGCAGAAAGTCTGCGTTATCGGTACTTATATAGCAAAAGAAGTTTTCGGCGGTGACGCACTCGGTAAGTCTATTCAAATAACGGGTACGCCGTATGAAGTTGTCGGAATACTTGAAGAACAGGACGACTCGACAGAAAATTCTTCGGATAACTGTGTGTATATACCGTACACTTTGGCGTCATACACAAACCGTACATCAACCGTAAGCAGCTATGTTGTCTATGCGGTTGACCAGGAAAAGGTAGAAGAGGCGGTTTTGCTTTTAGAAGCACTTTGTGATAAAGATATAGGCGACAGTGATTACTATACTGTAACGTCAATGAAGTCTATGGCAGACAGTGTAACCGATATTCTTGATAAAATGGAACTTATGCTTATCGCAATCGCGGCTATATCGCTTGTTGTTGCCGGTATCGGTATTATGAATATTATGCTTGTGTCGGTTACGGAACGTACAAGGGAAATAGGTATCAGAAAATCGCTTGGTGCAAAGCAGAAAGATATACTTTCTCAATTCGTTATTGAGGCGGGTATGCTTAGTTGTTTGGGCGGTGTAATCGGTATTATTGTAGGCTCGCTCTTGGCAATACTGGCAGGTAAACTTTTGGGGATGGATATATTACCGACCTCGACATCTATTGTAGTGTCGTTTACGGTTTCGGCGATGATAGGTGTGTTCTTCGGCTATATGCCTGCTAAAAAAGCTGCCAAATTAAATCCGATAGATGCGTTACGTTATGATTAA
- a CDS encoding ABC transporter ATP-binding protein, giving the protein MPPLVEMKDVYKIYHMGDTEVHALDGISLTINKGEFVAIVGQSGSGKSTCMNIIGCLDVATKGVYRLNGREINNYSQDELADVRNKMLGFIFQQYNLLPKLTVLENVELPLLYAGLSDAEQEKRALASLDRVGLKSKAKNHPTQLSGGQQQRVSIARALAGDPSVILADEPTGALDSRTGREVMLFLQKLNAEGNTIILITHDNSIAAKAKRIIRITDGRIVYDGPAEGDVTVMNQHGAGEDAPEDERAKGAT; this is encoded by the coding sequence ATGCCTCCATTGGTAGAAATGAAAGATGTTTATAAGATTTATCATATGGGTGATACGGAAGTTCACGCACTTGACGGAATATCTCTTACTATAAACAAAGGCGAATTTGTTGCTATAGTAGGTCAGTCGGGTAGTGGTAAATCTACTTGTATGAATATTATAGGTTGCCTTGACGTGGCAACAAAGGGTGTTTACAGATTAAACGGACGAGAAATTAATAATTACAGTCAAGATGAATTGGCTGATGTAAGAAATAAAATGCTTGGATTTATATTTCAGCAATATAACTTACTGCCGAAATTAACAGTATTGGAAAACGTTGAACTGCCGCTTTTGTATGCGGGACTTAGCGACGCGGAACAAGAGAAAAGAGCACTTGCTTCACTTGACAGAGTAGGACTTAAATCAAAAGCGAAAAACCACCCGACACAGCTTTCGGGTGGTCAGCAACAGAGAGTGTCAATAGCAAGAGCTTTAGCAGGCGATCCGTCGGTAATACTTGCCGATGAGCCGACAGGTGCACTTGACTCGCGTACAGGTCGTGAAGTAATGCTGTTTTTGCAGAAACTTAATGCGGAGGGTAATACGATTATTCTTATCACTCACGATAACTCGATAGCGGCAAAAGCAAAACGTATCATTCGTATAACAGACGGACGTATCGTTTATGACGGTCCGGCAGAGGGTGACGTAACAGTAATGAACCAGCACGGTGCCGGCGAAGATGCTCCCGAAGATGAAAGAGCAAAGGGGGCGACTTGA
- the ade gene encoding adenine deaminase, producing the protein MKKTYIDTAMERIAPDLILKGGNVVDVFSGRVIKADVIIKDGIICGVGSYSGENEQDVSGKYIMPGFIDSHVHIESSMTQPSEYAKAVMPHGITTVIADPHEITNVCGEDGLEFMLKSAKNIPLDVNLMLPSCVPATPFEHTGANLDAKTTQKLAPKFFGIGEMMNYPGIVSGDDETLGKLCLDIIDGHAPLLSGHELDAYASAGIKTDHECSVVEEMTEKISKGMYILLREGTLSLDVAKLIKGVTPYTLRRCAFCTDDRFVGEIIRDGSIDHCIRKAVSLGLNNIDAIIMATLNACEIYGMKNKGAIAPSYIADIVVADDLNLSSISQVYKNGKLVCENGKALFECETVDNSKVTNTVHLPKISADFFKTDVKDKFDAIELIPESIITKKVTVSYSDSLSKVCVIERHHNLGTKGIGFVTNYGITNGAIATSIGHDSHNVIVIGDNDSDMALAVNTLGTSGGIAVCSEGKVIASMTLDIAGLMSVKSADEVTREHDNLYSAAKVLNITDKIDPFLSLAFLPLPVIPEVRITDSGLFDVINFKFVE; encoded by the coding sequence GTGAAAAAAACATATATTGATACGGCTATGGAACGTATCGCACCTGATTTAATACTTAAAGGAGGAAACGTTGTCGATGTTTTTTCGGGCAGAGTTATTAAAGCCGATGTTATTATAAAAGACGGTATTATCTGCGGTGTCGGTTCATACAGCGGTGAAAACGAACAAGACGTTTCCGGCAAATATATTATGCCGGGTTTTATCGATTCGCACGTTCATATTGAATCATCTATGACGCAGCCGTCCGAATATGCAAAGGCAGTTATGCCTCACGGTATTACAACCGTTATTGCCGATCCTCACGAAATAACAAACGTATGCGGTGAGGACGGTCTTGAATTTATGTTAAAGTCTGCGAAAAATATTCCGCTTGACGTAAATCTTATGTTGCCGTCATGTGTACCTGCAACGCCTTTTGAACATACAGGTGCTAATCTTGACGCAAAAACAACTCAAAAACTTGCACCTAAATTCTTCGGTATCGGTGAAATGATGAATTATCCCGGTATTGTTTCAGGTGATGATGAAACACTCGGTAAGTTGTGTCTTGACATCATTGACGGTCACGCACCTTTGCTTTCGGGGCATGAGCTTGACGCATATGCAAGTGCCGGTATAAAAACCGACCACGAATGCAGTGTCGTTGAAGAAATGACCGAAAAGATAAGCAAAGGTATGTATATTCTTCTTCGTGAGGGTACGCTTTCGCTTGACGTTGCAAAACTTATCAAGGGTGTAACACCTTATACGTTAAGACGTTGTGCGTTTTGTACCGATGACAGATTTGTCGGCGAAATTATTCGTGACGGCAGTATTGACCACTGTATCAGAAAAGCCGTTTCACTCGGTCTTAACAATATTGACGCAATCATTATGGCAACGCTTAACGCTTGTGAAATCTACGGTATGAAGAATAAAGGGGCAATCGCTCCGTCATACATTGCCGATATTGTTGTTGCCGATGATTTGAATTTAAGTTCAATATCACAAGTCTACAAAAACGGCAAACTTGTATGTGAAAACGGTAAAGCATTGTTTGAATGCGAAACGGTTGACAATTCAAAAGTTACAAATACCGTTCATCTGCCGAAAATATCAGCCGACTTCTTCAAGACTGATGTTAAAGACAAATTTGACGCTATCGAACTTATACCCGAAAGTATTATCACAAAAAAGGTTACTGTATCGTATTCCGACAGCCTTTCTAAAGTATGCGTTATCGAACGTCATCATAATTTAGGTACAAAGGGTATCGGATTTGTAACCAATTACGGAATTACAAACGGTGCTATCGCCACTTCTATCGGTCACGACAGCCATAATGTAATCGTTATCGGCGATAACGACAGCGATATGGCACTTGCCGTAAATACTCTCGGTACAAGCGGCGGTATTGCAGTTTGTTCAGAGGGTAAAGTTATCGCATCAATGACTCTTGATATTGCGGGACTTATGTCCGTAAAATCAGCCGATGAAGTTACAAGAGAACACGATAACCTTTACAGTGCCGCAAAAGTGCTTAATATAACAGATAAAATCGATCCGTTTTTGTCACTTGCATTTTTGCCGCTACCTGTAATCCCCGAAGTTCGTATTACCGATTCGGGACTTTTCGATGTTATTAATTTTAAATTTGTGGAATGA